The genomic DNA CAGCCCTGAGCGCCTGGCTCTGGCCCGTAAGGAGAGCCGCCAGGATAGCCCCCAGGATCAGAGTCAAGGGGAAAGAAGACCTTCTCATGGAGAAGTCACCTCTGATTAAATCAAGACTTGTTTCTTATTAACAGCCAGGGCCTAGTTCAAGGACTTAACACGCCTCTCCAGCCAGTCATACCACGCCTCAAGACCCTCCCCGGTGCGGCAGGAAACCTCGAAGATCGCAATACCCGGACTGAGTCTGGACGCCGCCTCCCTGATCCTTTCAATATTGCAGTCCACGTAAGGCAGCAGGTCAATCTTATTGATGAGGAGCGCCTTGCTCAGGGTGAACATCAGGGGATACTTGAGAGGCTTGTCGTCGCCTTCGGGCACCGAGAGGATCATGATCTTCATGTCCTCGCCCACTTTAAACTCAGCCGGACAGACCAGGTTCCCCACGTTTTCCACCACCAGCAGGTCCAGGTCGGTCATGTCAAGCTGAGTGACTGCCTCCCGGATCATGTTCCCGTCAAGGTGGCAGGCCCCTTGGGTGTTGATCTGGATCACCTGAACGCCTTTCTGGGCGATCCGCTCGGCGTCAAAGCTTGACTGGATATCTCCTTCGATCACCCCGATGCGGAGCCTGTCTTTCAAATGATCAATGGTTCGCTCGAGCAGGCTGGTCTTGCCTGCGCCGGGGCTGGACATGAGGTTCATGACGAAGAGCTGGTTTTGGTCAAACATCTCCCGGTTCTGTTCGGCGATGCGATCATTGGCCTCCAGGATATTGCGTACAACGCGTACTTTCAAAACAACCTCCCATAATCTGGTTTGGCGCCAGTGATAAGTTGGTGAATATTAATCAGCCACCTCGATGTTTTCGATGGTCAGCTCCCTTCCTTTTTCCAGCTTCGGGTCTGCCTCGCTGCACTCCGGGCAGATAAACGCCATTTCATCAGCCGTGAACTCATGCCCGCAGGCAAGGCAGCGATAAGTCAAAGGCACCTCCCTTATGTGAAGAGCCGTGCCAGC from Deltaproteobacteria bacterium includes the following:
- the hypB gene encoding hydrogenase nickel incorporation protein HypB, which translates into the protein MKVRVVRNILEANDRIAEQNREMFDQNQLFVMNLMSSPGAGKTSLLERTIDHLKDRLRIGVIEGDIQSSFDAERIAQKGVQVIQINTQGACHLDGNMIREAVTQLDMTDLDLLVVENVGNLVCPAEFKVGEDMKIMILSVPEGDDKPLKYPLMFTLSKALLINKIDLLPYVDCNIERIREAASRLSPGIAIFEVSCRTGEGLEAWYDWLERRVKSLN